The following proteins are encoded in a genomic region of Acidobacteriota bacterium:
- a CDS encoding VWA domain-containing protein, whose product MSLGRDFLPGAILALTLVAGWLAAALALIPATAATQPQETEKVRGQSSSGFTLKVPVEVVVVNAIVTDRDGKPITDLTADDFEVFENRKKQTIQSFSQEIYQNPQSSLTWGSAVGAEEPVPEASPEKPRLLSLVIDDLTYPPTGMLRRTIQAVRGFVERGLRAQNHISIMTASRGYFVPFTQDRELLLAEIDRIYKKLDFTPSMNRPGCVSMTDAQAEDIHVVSPTPGSRAFDVAMAEAEECGVGSSENGLGGGSIGLGSPQQVVENYVRTVALQHLSLKKGRTRRLLDVLRGHIRSLGPVEAQKSLILLSGGFLHRALRYDLERLVDMALKTGTIFNTIRATGLETSPMNDVSKDVTVNSILRLEKALLVAEDRRQKGIALDYLARATGGTYFKDNNDLVAGLRKVVDQQFSYYILSYATPPKKPDGRYYRLRVRVSRPGVRVTHREGFYAPKERLSPEEQKKKEMLEAMRAPTNLREIPLQMFYHGSRLHGDTYRLELVTRLGFEDLPFLVEEGKRINRINLAVVAFDAQEKYVGGDEKAWNFKLSDSSYQTLLKSGLTSKVVLEVPAGRYQVKVAARENLNAGLGSLRRTVEVPLPSDQDTMGTLGKTVLRGLHASRQHRDLSLDFKANFFYQESDRALVLITARVSYGSEVNTPKIWLPGKDLRLMGVAYSDDGQAESVFSQTLPLVYGKADSAVQGFLKLKPGKYRIKLVAADRQGRLATTEQALWIPALPRDALMISGLVLSQDLEPFSPAAAGMQVPEARWLFHRGFRVKPAVSNEIVPPQPLALFYKLYNASKLEDGNLTARVQAVKDTGEAVDFPPIALDRNHLEERAPGQVAVGFKLSTQSLSPGKYRIEITTEESGSGRTAITETDFVVTQGSETATSGEAPSPVIAGQTQAEETSVSEAVVGLDLKKIRDSLEIPRSSGRTTPALAYRFRGDILACANDRGELGYNPDHPGECGDLRGNRVQSHRLRGMNLFGANLSGMDLRKADLRDAVLLRADLTQARLWEADLRGADLRGAKLTGAELIKARLDGARLQGADLSDASLTQASLKRADLLGADLRRAILKDADLNRATLQVADLSEAVLFGSDLRRADLRGARMTQAALVDGKAANRSILISFNGNIRIGKTRFAGARYDESSQLPFDSQQAVTREMQPADTPSAYRRPEFMMDAGSEEFTVSGSAPPTLALGQPHGVPTDAEWPDFLDAVRHRIDGTSQNLPNFVCRRRTERFERLFRGWQEKDRLQEELMFTNGEESYQPVEGQKASGSQDGTYSVGEFAAALRNVFAPESGASFRLEGAEEIAGRQTVRVAYRIPREASSLQLSYQGNALRVAYRGLCWIDVNSYQVVRLIKEIVDLPQDFPIKTSEMSIAYDRIRIGESRHWLPVRAQFNMSVGVLQSARVHTRNIIRFTDYRQFETDVKLLLE is encoded by the coding sequence GTGTCTCTCGGAAGAGATTTCCTCCCTGGTGCAATTCTGGCACTAACCCTGGTTGCCGGTTGGTTGGCAGCCGCCTTGGCGCTGATCCCGGCGACCGCGGCTACCCAGCCCCAAGAAACCGAAAAAGTCCGCGGCCAGTCCTCGTCCGGATTCACCCTCAAGGTGCCGGTAGAAGTGGTGGTGGTCAATGCCATTGTCACCGACCGGGACGGGAAGCCCATTACCGATCTGACCGCAGACGACTTCGAAGTCTTCGAAAACCGCAAGAAGCAGACCATCCAGTCGTTTTCCCAGGAAATCTACCAGAACCCGCAAAGCTCCCTGACCTGGGGCAGCGCGGTCGGCGCGGAGGAACCGGTGCCCGAGGCGTCCCCCGAAAAGCCCCGTCTGCTGAGCCTGGTCATCGACGACCTCACCTACCCCCCGACGGGTATGCTTAGACGCACCATCCAGGCCGTTCGCGGATTCGTGGAAAGGGGGTTGAGAGCACAAAACCACATATCCATCATGACGGCCTCCCGCGGCTACTTCGTCCCCTTCACCCAGGACAGGGAACTGCTGCTGGCCGAGATCGACAGGATCTACAAGAAGCTGGATTTCACGCCGTCGATGAACCGACCGGGATGCGTCAGCATGACCGATGCTCAAGCCGAGGACATCCATGTCGTTTCGCCCACGCCGGGCAGCCGGGCCTTCGACGTGGCCATGGCTGAAGCCGAAGAATGCGGGGTAGGCAGCTCGGAGAATGGACTGGGGGGCGGTTCAATCGGCCTCGGTTCGCCCCAGCAGGTCGTTGAAAACTATGTGCGCACCGTGGCGTTGCAGCACCTGTCTCTTAAAAAGGGACGCACCCGGCGCTTGCTGGATGTTCTGCGGGGGCACATCCGTTCTCTTGGACCGGTGGAGGCCCAAAAATCCCTGATTCTGCTTTCCGGAGGCTTCCTGCACCGGGCGCTCCGCTATGACCTGGAGCGTCTGGTCGACATGGCGCTCAAGACCGGAACAATCTTCAACACTATCCGGGCCACCGGTCTGGAAACCAGCCCCATGAACGACGTCAGCAAAGACGTCACCGTCAACAGCATTCTCCGGCTGGAAAAGGCCTTGCTGGTCGCGGAGGACCGCAGGCAAAAAGGGATAGCCCTCGATTACCTGGCCAGGGCAACGGGAGGCACCTACTTCAAAGACAACAACGACCTGGTGGCGGGTCTGAGAAAGGTGGTGGACCAGCAATTCTCCTACTATATCCTGAGCTACGCCACCCCTCCCAAGAAACCCGATGGGCGCTACTACAGGCTTCGAGTGAGAGTCTCACGGCCCGGAGTCCGGGTCACCCACCGCGAGGGCTTCTATGCCCCCAAGGAGCGATTGTCCCCGGAAGAACAGAAGAAGAAGGAAATGCTGGAAGCCATGCGGGCACCCACCAATCTCAGGGAAATCCCGCTGCAGATGTTCTACCACGGCTCGCGCCTGCATGGAGACACCTACCGGTTGGAGCTCGTGACCCGCCTGGGCTTTGAGGATCTCCCCTTTCTTGTAGAGGAGGGCAAGCGGATCAATCGGATCAACCTGGCTGTGGTTGCCTTCGATGCTCAGGAGAAGTATGTCGGCGGCGACGAAAAAGCCTGGAACTTCAAGCTCAGCGACAGCAGCTATCAGACTCTTCTCAAATCAGGCCTGACCTCCAAGGTCGTGCTGGAGGTTCCAGCGGGACGGTACCAGGTCAAGGTTGCGGCGCGGGAGAACCTCAACGCCGGACTGGGATCGCTCCGTCGAACCGTTGAGGTGCCCCTGCCGTCGGACCAGGACACCATGGGAACCCTGGGAAAGACGGTGCTCCGGGGACTGCATGCATCCAGGCAACACCGCGATCTGAGTCTGGATTTCAAGGCCAACTTTTTCTACCAGGAGTCCGACCGGGCTCTGGTCCTCATCACGGCCAGGGTCTCCTACGGGTCGGAGGTCAATACCCCGAAAATCTGGTTGCCGGGGAAAGACCTTCGCCTGATGGGGGTTGCCTATTCTGACGACGGGCAGGCGGAATCGGTATTCAGCCAGACGCTCCCGCTTGTGTACGGAAAGGCGGATTCGGCCGTGCAGGGATTTCTCAAGCTGAAGCCGGGCAAGTATCGCATCAAGCTGGTGGCCGCGGACCGCCAGGGCAGATTGGCCACGACCGAACAGGCGCTGTGGATCCCGGCCCTTCCCCGGGATGCGCTCATGATCAGCGGCCTGGTCTTGAGTCAGGACCTGGAGCCCTTTTCCCCGGCGGCGGCCGGAATGCAAGTGCCGGAAGCCCGCTGGCTGTTTCACCGAGGGTTCCGGGTGAAGCCGGCGGTCAGCAACGAAATTGTTCCTCCCCAACCTCTGGCCCTTTTCTACAAACTCTACAACGCCTCCAAGCTGGAGGACGGCAATCTCACGGCTCGCGTCCAGGCGGTCAAGGACACCGGCGAGGCCGTCGACTTTCCGCCGATCGCACTGGACCGCAACCACCTGGAAGAACGGGCGCCCGGCCAGGTTGCCGTGGGCTTCAAGCTGTCCACCCAATCCCTGAGCCCGGGTAAATACCGAATCGAGATTACGACCGAAGAGTCGGGCAGCGGCCGCACCGCCATCACCGAGACCGATTTCGTGGTGACGCAAGGCTCGGAAACGGCCACATCCGGGGAGGCGCCGTCGCCGGTCATTGCCGGTCAGACCCAGGCTGAAGAAACATCCGTTTCGGAAGCGGTGGTTGGCCTCGACCTGAAGAAGATCCGGGACAGCCTGGAGATCCCCCGGTCCTCGGGCCGCACGACTCCCGCATTGGCCTACCGGTTCCGCGGCGACATCCTGGCCTGCGCCAACGACCGGGGAGAACTCGGCTACAACCCCGATCATCCGGGGGAATGCGGCGATCTGCGCGGGAACCGAGTGCAGTCGCACAGGTTGAGGGGGATGAATCTCTTTGGAGCCAACCTGAGCGGCATGGATCTCCGGAAGGCCGACCTTCGGGATGCGGTTCTGCTAAGAGCCGACCTGACCCAAGCCAGGCTCTGGGAGGCCGACTTGCGAGGGGCCGATCTTCGAGGGGCCAAACTGACGGGTGCCGAACTGATCAAAGCCAGGCTGGACGGCGCGCGACTGCAAGGAGCCGATCTGAGCGATGCCAGCCTGACGCAGGCCAGCCTGAAACGCGCCGACTTGCTGGGCGCCGATTTGCGGCGCGCCATCCTGAAAGATGCCGACTTGAACCGGGCCACTCTGCAGGTGGCCGACCTGTCGGAAGCGGTCCTGTTCGGCAGCGATCTGAGGCGGGCCGACCTTCGGGGGGCAAGGATGACCCAAGCCGCTCTGGTCGATGGAAAGGCGGCCAACCGCTCTATTTTAATTTCCTTTAACGGCAACATCAGAATCGGCAAGACACGGTTTGCCGGAGCCCGCTACGACGAGAGCTCCCAATTGCCGTTCGACTCCCAACAGGCAGTGACCAGGGAAATGCAGCCCGCCGACACCCCCTCCGCATACCGTCGCCCCGAGTTCATGATGGATGCCGGGTCCGAGGAGTTTACCGTCAGCGGCTCCGCACCGCCCACGCTTGCCTTGGGTCAGCCGCATGGGGTGCCGACCGACGCCGAATGGCCGGACTTTCTGGATGCCGTTCGCCACAGGATCGACGGAACCTCCCAAAACCTGCCCAACTTCGTGTGTCGCCGCCGGACAGAACGATTCGAAAGGCTGTTTCGAGGTTGGCAGGAGAAGGACCGGCTCCAGGAAGAGCTCATGTTCACGAACGGAGAGGAGAGCTATCAGCCGGTGGAGGGGCAAAAGGCATCGGGCAGCCAGGATGGCACTTATTCAGTCGGGGAATTTGCCGCCGCTCTCCGCAATGTGTTCGCTCCTGAAAGCGGGGCTTCCTTCCGCCTGGAGGGCGCCGAGGAGATCGCGGGGCGTCAAACCGTACGGGTGGCCTATCGGATTCCGCGAGAGGCTTCCTCCCTTCAACTGTCCTACCAGGGCAATGCTTTGCGGGTGGCCTACCGCGGATTGTGCTGGATCGATGTCAACTCCTACCAGGTTGTCAGACTCATCAAGGAGATCGTGGATCTTCCCCAGGACTTTCCCATCAAGACGTCGGAGATGAGCATCGCCTACGACCGGATCCGGATCGGGGAGAGCCGGCACTGGCTTCCGGTCAGGGCTCAGTTCAACATGTCGGTCGGCGTCCTGCAGAGTGCCCGGGTCCATACTCGAAATATCATCCGGTTCACCGACTACCGACAATTCGAAACCGACGTGAAGCTGCTGCTCGAGTAG
- a CDS encoding beta-propeller fold lactonase family protein: protein MAQPTWGIRTNPLPIRLSRQGPDHGSEARNFNLDPTGRWLIALNHQSNNVVTFAVDQQTGRLTATGQVLELRSPSCLRWVPLDAE from the coding sequence TTGGCGCAGCCGACGTGGGGAATCCGTACCAACCCGCTTCCAATAAGGCTATCCAGGCAAGGCCCCGACCACGGCAGCGAGGCGCGCAACTTCAACCTGGATCCCACCGGCAGGTGGCTGATTGCGCTGAACCATCAAAGCAACAACGTCGTCACCTTTGCCGTCGACCAACAGACCGGAAGACTTACCGCCACGGGACAGGTGCTGGAACTGCGCAGCCCCTCCTGCCTGCGCTGGGTGCCCCTGGATGCAGAGTGA